A region from the Lentisphaera profundi genome encodes:
- a CDS encoding DUF1501 domain-containing protein has product MNPFSRRELIRQASMGFGGLALGSILNSESQAASKLKPVDMGPLAPKPGHHRAKAKSVIFLYMDGGVSQVDSFDPKPLLNKLNGTKPKFKVDATVFNNNGNILASPWDFKNYGKSGLPISDLFPHIGSCADDLCVIRSMTAFSPNHPNANYALHSGHPLVGRPSMGAWSSYGLGTLNNNLPSFVVLHGGQVPSGGMMTNFGSGFLPANHSASIFGKKNPAMRNTKPFEADPLLQSQKLRQSAAMDNDLLARMGHAKEVESSIRNYELAYRMQMEVPEVMDISGETEATKQLYGLDSPFVKTRDYGKQCLTARRLVERGVRFVELTISRGDARWDQHGNLKEDHEKNAFMVDQPIAGLIKDLKSRGLLDETLLVFTGEFGRTPFAQGTNGRDHNPQGFSMWMAGGGVKGGTTYGSTDEFGYRAIENKMTVHDLHANMLHLLGIDHERLTFRFSGRDVRLTDVHGEIIPEIMA; this is encoded by the coding sequence ATGAATCCATTTTCCCGTCGTGAACTTATTCGCCAAGCCTCTATGGGCTTTGGTGGTCTAGCTTTAGGCTCAATCCTTAATAGCGAATCACAAGCGGCATCTAAACTTAAGCCAGTTGATATGGGGCCTTTAGCCCCCAAGCCAGGTCATCATCGAGCTAAAGCAAAAAGTGTCATTTTTCTTTACATGGATGGTGGTGTTTCTCAAGTCGATAGCTTTGACCCCAAACCCTTGCTTAATAAGCTTAATGGAACGAAGCCAAAGTTTAAAGTAGATGCTACAGTTTTTAATAATAATGGCAATATTCTTGCAAGCCCATGGGATTTCAAAAACTATGGCAAGAGTGGGCTTCCCATAAGTGATCTTTTTCCTCATATTGGATCTTGCGCAGATGACCTTTGTGTGATTCGCTCTATGACGGCATTTTCTCCTAATCACCCCAATGCCAATTACGCTCTTCATTCAGGTCACCCCTTAGTGGGGCGCCCGAGTATGGGAGCCTGGTCGTCTTATGGCTTAGGAACTCTGAATAATAATTTACCAAGTTTTGTTGTTCTTCATGGTGGGCAAGTTCCGTCCGGTGGAATGATGACTAACTTTGGGTCGGGCTTTCTTCCTGCGAATCATTCAGCTTCTATATTTGGCAAAAAAAATCCTGCGATGCGTAATACTAAGCCCTTTGAGGCTGATCCCCTGCTCCAATCGCAAAAACTCCGTCAATCGGCAGCCATGGACAATGACCTTTTAGCGCGAATGGGCCATGCTAAAGAAGTTGAATCTAGTATTCGCAACTATGAGTTAGCCTACCGTATGCAAATGGAAGTACCCGAAGTCATGGATATTTCGGGGGAAACTGAAGCGACTAAACAGCTCTATGGACTAGACTCTCCCTTTGTAAAAACAAGAGATTATGGAAAACAGTGTTTAACGGCTCGCCGCTTAGTTGAACGAGGTGTGCGCTTTGTCGAGTTAACTATCTCCAGGGGAGATGCACGTTGGGATCAGCATGGCAACCTTAAAGAAGACCATGAAAAAAATGCTTTCATGGTAGATCAACCTATTGCGGGGCTAATTAAAGATTTAAAATCACGTGGTTTATTAGATGAAACTTTATTAGTTTTTACAGGTGAATTTGGGCGCACGCCTTTTGCTCAAGGTACAAATGGTCGAGATCACAATCCCCAAGGCTTTAGCATGTGGATGGCCGGTGGTGGTGTTAAAGGTGGGACCACGTATGGTTCTACTGATGAATTTGGTTATCGCGCCATTGAAAACAAAATGACCGTACATGATCTGCACGCCAATATGCTTCACTTGCTCGGTATAGATCACGAACGGCTCACTTTTCGCTTTAGTGGACGCGATGTTCGTCTCACTGATGTTCACGGAGAAATCATTCCGGAGATCATGGCATGA
- a CDS encoding sugar-binding protein: MRHLIILLSAALLFASCKVEEKPNQKLKLAFVANGPADFWLYAQAGVQDAAKELDIDVQFKVGDQTTAKQKQIIDDLIVSGVSGVAVSPANPKNQVQMIKEWSEYIPVICADSDAPGSARLSYLGTDNVAAGRECGELLKKALPNGGKVMAFVGLRDAQTAIDRYKGLKQAVEGTKIEIIDLRTDNGDRVKARRNAEDALIAHPDLAAMVGLWAYNAPAILGALESSNRADQVKIIAFDEDPVTLNAIDEGKIYGTICQNPYAFGYESIKLLHKLSKGASATEAGIPANQQIIIPTKTLIKGQGLEYKKYCDELKASLKH, from the coding sequence ATGAGACACCTCATTATTTTATTATCCGCAGCACTATTATTTGCTAGTTGCAAAGTAGAAGAAAAACCAAACCAAAAACTTAAACTCGCCTTTGTTGCCAATGGTCCCGCAGATTTCTGGCTCTATGCCCAGGCTGGCGTACAAGACGCTGCTAAAGAATTGGATATTGATGTTCAATTTAAAGTCGGCGATCAAACTACAGCCAAACAAAAGCAAATCATTGATGACCTCATTGTCAGCGGTGTATCCGGCGTGGCTGTCAGCCCCGCAAACCCCAAAAATCAGGTTCAGATGATCAAGGAATGGTCTGAATACATTCCCGTCATTTGTGCCGATAGCGATGCGCCTGGTAGTGCACGTCTCAGCTATCTCGGTACTGATAACGTAGCTGCTGGCCGCGAATGTGGCGAGTTGCTCAAAAAAGCTCTCCCCAATGGTGGAAAAGTTATGGCCTTTGTTGGTTTGCGAGATGCGCAAACAGCTATTGATCGTTACAAGGGACTCAAGCAAGCTGTCGAGGGTACAAAAATTGAAATTATTGACTTACGAACTGATAACGGTGATCGTGTCAAAGCTCGCCGGAATGCCGAAGATGCACTCATCGCTCACCCCGATTTAGCCGCTATGGTAGGACTCTGGGCCTACAATGCTCCCGCTATACTTGGGGCTCTAGAGAGTTCAAATCGCGCCGACCAAGTCAAAATCATTGCCTTTGACGAAGACCCTGTGACTTTGAATGCAATTGATGAAGGGAAGATTTATGGAACCATCTGCCAAAATCCTTATGCTTTTGGCTATGAATCCATCAAGCTTTTACACAAGTTGAGTAAAGGGGCTTCCGCTACTGAAGCAGGAATCCCTGCTAATCAACAAATCATTATTCCTACCAAAACTTTGATTAAAGGACAGGGCTTGGAATATAAGAAGTATTGCGATGAACTCAAAGCCAGCTTAAAGCATTAG
- a CDS encoding ABC transporter permease, whose amino-acid sequence MNQFLKNHRKEVGMTALLLILCIWTAVGSDGRFLSPINISNLLRQVGLFGIFSMGMGLVIISSGIDLSVGSLMSLLGVIFFYTLTGSSPVIWIPELSWPLGLLLVVGVSLIIGFIYGLLIGKYKMQAFIITLCGLLSYRGLSRYIAEDTSVGYIDSKQNLDFLYSACSGSISLGTVKVPMAFIYMLIIAAIMFVVLHKSVFGRYLYAVGRNEEATKYSGINTNKIIIAVYMISCLLTAISAILFSFYTSSITPSVHANFYELYAIAAAVLGGCSLRGGEGSIYGIIVGTIILLVIQNMINLLGYPSSLADAITGLVIFFGVLSDEVLSTKLLSFFKRKA is encoded by the coding sequence ATGAATCAATTTTTAAAAAATCACCGTAAAGAAGTAGGCATGACTGCCCTGCTCCTTATCCTCTGTATTTGGACTGCTGTAGGTTCTGATGGCCGCTTTCTTTCTCCCATCAATATCTCTAACCTACTACGTCAAGTAGGCCTCTTTGGTATATTTAGTATGGGCATGGGACTCGTTATTATCAGTTCTGGAATCGACCTTTCCGTTGGTTCGCTTATGTCTTTATTGGGAGTGATCTTTTTCTATACTCTGACAGGCAGTTCTCCCGTTATTTGGATCCCCGAACTCTCCTGGCCCCTAGGACTGCTCTTAGTTGTTGGCGTCTCACTCATCATTGGCTTTATTTATGGTCTGCTCATAGGCAAGTATAAAATGCAGGCTTTTATCATCACCCTATGTGGTTTACTCTCCTATCGCGGACTCTCTCGCTACATCGCCGAAGATACTTCCGTTGGTTATATCGATAGTAAACAAAACCTCGATTTCCTCTATTCGGCCTGCTCTGGCAGTATTAGCCTGGGCACCGTCAAAGTTCCCATGGCCTTCATTTATATGCTCATTATCGCCGCTATCATGTTTGTTGTTTTACACAAATCGGTTTTTGGTCGCTACCTCTACGCTGTGGGTCGCAATGAAGAAGCGACTAAATATTCGGGTATCAACACCAACAAAATCATTATTGCTGTTTATATGATCAGCTGCTTACTCACTGCGATTTCCGCAATTCTCTTTTCTTTTTACACCAGTTCAATTACTCCCTCAGTTCACGCCAATTTTTACGAACTCTACGCGATTGCAGCTGCGGTCTTGGGTGGATGTAGTCTGCGCGGTGGCGAAGGTTCCATCTACGGAATTATTGTGGGTACTATTATTCTTCTCGTCATTCAAAATATGATTAACTTACTCGGTTATCCCAGCTCACTGGCCGATGCCATTACTGGCCTCGTCATTTTCTTTGGTGTTCTTTCCGACGAAGTTCTCAGCACAAAATTACTCTCATTTTTCAAACGAAAAGCCTAA
- a CDS encoding ATP-binding cassette domain-containing protein, with translation MVGRELTSIYHKPETEKKTALFKVKKLRTSTYPEHELNFELAGGEILGFAGLVGAGRSEMAQAIFGVDPALEGHLELDGKIMVLNTKQAIKNGIYLIPEDRKKSGLILDMTIRQNMSLPSLKEYSKNGLIQKAGEKQLALEQIQKMKIKVPDDSYTASTLSGGNQQKIVLGKWMSMNPKVIIFDEPTRGIDIGARSEIYTLMNHLAAQGCAIIMISSDMEEVLGMSDRICVMHEGKLTGTLKRSEFSEESVMQLAVQ, from the coding sequence ATGGTGGGCCGCGAACTCACCTCGATTTATCATAAGCCCGAGACAGAGAAAAAAACGGCCCTATTTAAAGTTAAAAAACTTCGTACTTCCACTTATCCTGAGCACGAACTCAATTTTGAACTTGCGGGAGGTGAGATTCTGGGATTTGCCGGACTCGTGGGTGCAGGACGGTCAGAAATGGCTCAAGCAATCTTTGGCGTTGATCCCGCACTTGAGGGTCACTTAGAACTCGATGGGAAAATTATGGTGCTCAACACCAAACAAGCCATCAAAAATGGTATCTACCTCATTCCTGAAGATCGTAAAAAAAGTGGCCTTATCTTAGATATGACCATCCGCCAAAACATGAGCCTTCCCTCTTTGAAAGAGTACTCAAAAAATGGCCTCATTCAGAAAGCTGGAGAAAAACAGCTGGCACTTGAGCAAATCCAAAAAATGAAAATCAAAGTACCCGATGATAGCTACACTGCCTCGACTCTAAGTGGCGGTAATCAACAAAAAATAGTTTTGGGTAAATGGATGTCCATGAATCCGAAAGTCATCATTTTTGATGAACCAACTCGAGGAATCGATATCGGTGCTCGCAGCGAGATCTATACACTCATGAACCATTTAGCGGCACAAGGTTGTGCCATTATCATGATTAGCAGTGATATGGAAGAAGTCTTGGGTATGAGTGATCGCATTTGTGTTATGCACGAAGGCAAACTCACTGGCACACTCAAGAGGTCTGAATTTAGCGAAGAATCCGTCATGCAATTGGCGGTTCAGTAA
- a CDS encoding AraC family transcriptional regulator, translated as MEAQLEIISNCQTRSFNYKEDTNIWPVWHHHPEYDILLIRKNTGHYINGDYIGELKPGTLLIMGPNLPHAFHAVEVDENDPTKPAMSVIQFSEESMGKGLFDKPETMHIGEFLKEAERSFEFSGKTRDEVHELILAMEELNDLQRFTQIIEVLDVMTRASREDRKKLVSPLYSPNLNRENVNKVDQITRHISNNLELPISLAEAADVCMMSPKSFSRFFKRNTGKTFVNYVNELRIAQACRRLIETKNSVSNICYDSGFNTLSNFNRRFQEIKGMTPREFRKRYLDKN; from the coding sequence ATGGAAGCGCAATTAGAAATCATCAGTAACTGTCAGACGCGATCGTTTAATTATAAAGAAGATACGAACATTTGGCCGGTATGGCATCATCACCCTGAATATGATATTCTTTTGATAAGAAAGAATACAGGTCATTACATTAATGGTGATTACATTGGTGAACTTAAGCCGGGGACCTTACTAATTATGGGGCCTAATTTACCCCACGCATTTCATGCGGTCGAAGTGGATGAAAACGATCCCACAAAGCCAGCAATGTCAGTGATTCAATTTTCTGAAGAATCCATGGGTAAAGGTTTATTTGATAAGCCTGAGACAATGCACATCGGGGAATTTTTAAAAGAGGCAGAACGTTCTTTTGAATTTTCTGGAAAAACTAGAGATGAAGTCCATGAGCTGATACTGGCAATGGAAGAACTAAATGATCTCCAGCGTTTCACTCAAATCATCGAGGTTTTAGATGTCATGACACGCGCAAGTCGAGAAGACCGTAAAAAACTGGTAAGCCCACTCTATTCACCCAATTTGAACCGAGAGAATGTTAATAAAGTCGATCAAATCACACGTCATATTAGTAATAACCTAGAGCTGCCTATCAGTTTGGCCGAGGCAGCAGATGTCTGTATGATGAGTCCAAAGTCTTTTTCACGTTTCTTTAAGAGAAATACAGGTAAGACTTTTGTGAATTATGTTAATGAACTTCGTATTGCTCAGGCTTGTCGTCGACTTATCGAGACAAAAAATAGCGTATCAAATATTTGTTATGATTCGGGTTTCAATACGCTGTCTAATTTTAATCGTAGATTTCAAGAAATCAAGGGTATGACTCCTCGTGAATTTCGTAAAAGATATTTGGATAAAAATTAA
- a CDS encoding PSD1 and planctomycete cytochrome C domain-containing protein, producing the protein MNRILLTFLLSLAIQVHSKQISPQEMEFFETKIRPVLADNCYKCHAVDSEKLKGGLLLDSKWGWEKGGDSGAVIIPGKANDSLLIKMIHHDPDVEAMPPKNKLSAEQIKDFEKWVSIGAPDPRPKKERTKVDAHAYNLEKRKQWWSLQPIKDYPVPHIKQETWPRQDIDNFILANLEAKNWQPAATAEKRDLLKRVYYDLTGLPPTVAEQEAFEKDFSSEAYEKVVDRLLASPRFGEHWARKWMDLMRYAETKAFEQDYTMAHVDRYRDYLIRVFNDDITYEQMVMEAFAGDIIEARLDKETGENESLKGPGFFYLTDGHHGPADLHLDEVRLFDNMIDVIGKTFQATTISCARCHDHKFDAVAEKDFYSLYGIIASSRRDMRNSINPNKITPHFVDLRKSKEAIKQAIIPVWEKDLQVLKKKLLSIAAEGEINGEQRKIKKIIANKHRSINSGLYPLHIALIQNERVAKQNWIKVNSANKLAENTIGELNTDSIGNWTSNGLGFGNVPKKTGDFVVSQSKGKIIQSFVGDSMAAGELGSRMDGSLQSDRFILDGNPIYFKVKGRKATVSLVVNNYELVGFGPTTSVLNKNIDSDEWQVINFPTSLWKGSRAYIDVRLNGLANRPIKYNYTYHHRDDSYIAFEKATFGKIEFNTQKAWGKFKSLEKRQERIAEIISKADLALKHWGTGTQNEGEDRILDYLLNAGLLKNTIQDVPEAKVALMSFRKQIESMPLPSYVRTLSDGKGYDEPVYIRGLHTNLSKEPNPRHFIDGIDATSYNAKGSGRLEWALSVVDKKNPLTSRVMANRIWYHIFGRGIVSSVDDFGQMGSLPSHPELLDFLAKDFVKNKWSIKSLIRKLVLSSTYRMSSGPSSEALLNDPTNIYLQHMPIRRMEAEAVRDTILSISGRLNNELYGKSIAVNLHETPNSRSKPRKSGPMDGEGRRSIYLELRRNFLPGFLTAFDMPNATEPFGKRNVTNVPAQSLTLMNDPFVTEQALVWAKALMLRKDLSFDQKVKQMHKQAFCRPASNKELEWAQKTFAGIAKTEFNQSFDQALNNEKVWQHFCHVMFNRKEMIFKF; encoded by the coding sequence ATGAATCGAATACTACTCACTTTTTTACTTAGCCTAGCTATCCAGGTACATTCTAAACAAATCAGTCCACAAGAGATGGAGTTTTTTGAGACGAAAATCAGACCTGTACTCGCCGACAATTGTTATAAGTGCCATGCTGTAGATTCTGAAAAATTAAAAGGTGGTTTATTGCTGGATTCAAAATGGGGCTGGGAAAAAGGCGGTGATAGCGGAGCTGTAATTATTCCAGGTAAAGCCAATGATAGTCTTTTGATCAAAATGATTCACCACGACCCTGATGTTGAGGCAATGCCGCCAAAAAATAAATTGAGTGCGGAACAAATTAAAGATTTTGAAAAGTGGGTCTCAATAGGTGCTCCTGACCCACGCCCTAAAAAAGAACGAACAAAAGTCGATGCGCATGCTTATAATTTAGAAAAGCGTAAACAATGGTGGTCACTTCAGCCTATTAAGGACTATCCAGTCCCTCATATTAAACAAGAAACTTGGCCTCGTCAGGATATTGATAATTTTATATTAGCAAACTTAGAAGCCAAAAACTGGCAGCCTGCAGCTACAGCAGAAAAACGAGATTTGTTGAAGCGAGTGTATTATGACCTCACAGGTTTACCTCCCACAGTGGCCGAGCAGGAAGCTTTTGAAAAAGACTTTTCGTCAGAAGCTTATGAAAAAGTCGTTGATCGCCTACTGGCATCACCGCGTTTTGGGGAGCATTGGGCACGCAAATGGATGGATCTCATGCGTTATGCGGAGACGAAGGCTTTTGAGCAAGACTATACCATGGCTCATGTAGACCGTTATCGCGATTACCTTATCCGAGTTTTTAATGATGATATCACCTATGAGCAAATGGTGATGGAAGCATTTGCGGGGGATATCATTGAAGCTCGTTTGGATAAAGAAACAGGTGAGAATGAGTCGCTTAAAGGTCCCGGTTTCTTTTATCTTACTGACGGGCACCATGGTCCAGCAGATCTACATTTAGATGAAGTTCGTTTATTTGATAATATGATTGATGTTATCGGCAAAACATTTCAGGCAACAACTATTTCCTGTGCGCGCTGCCATGATCACAAATTTGATGCAGTAGCCGAGAAAGATTTTTATTCACTCTATGGAATTATTGCCAGTTCTCGTCGTGATATGCGCAATAGTATTAATCCTAACAAAATAACTCCACACTTTGTTGATTTAAGAAAGTCAAAAGAAGCTATTAAGCAAGCCATTATCCCAGTTTGGGAAAAGGATCTTCAAGTTCTTAAAAAGAAGCTACTAAGCATTGCTGCGGAAGGAGAAATCAATGGAGAGCAGAGAAAAATTAAAAAAATCATTGCCAATAAACATAGGAGTATAAATAGTGGTCTTTATCCTTTGCATATTGCACTGATTCAGAATGAGCGAGTAGCCAAGCAAAACTGGATTAAGGTCAATAGTGCAAACAAACTTGCAGAGAATACGATTGGTGAACTTAATACCGATTCCATAGGGAACTGGACGAGCAATGGCCTAGGCTTTGGAAATGTTCCTAAGAAGACGGGTGATTTTGTTGTATCTCAGTCCAAAGGTAAAATCATTCAGTCCTTTGTTGGCGATTCCATGGCAGCTGGTGAATTGGGTTCAAGGATGGATGGATCACTTCAGTCGGATAGATTTATACTGGATGGGAATCCGATATATTTCAAAGTGAAGGGGCGAAAGGCGACAGTAAGCCTAGTGGTGAATAACTACGAATTGGTAGGTTTTGGACCAACGACGAGTGTATTGAATAAAAATATAGATTCAGATGAATGGCAAGTTATTAACTTCCCGACGAGTCTATGGAAAGGAAGTCGCGCCTACATTGATGTCCGTTTAAATGGTCTTGCCAATCGTCCAATAAAATATAACTATACCTACCACCATCGCGATGATTCTTACATAGCCTTTGAGAAAGCGACTTTTGGGAAAATTGAATTTAACACCCAGAAAGCATGGGGTAAATTTAAATCGCTAGAGAAGCGACAAGAAAGGATTGCCGAAATCATTAGTAAAGCTGACTTAGCGCTTAAGCATTGGGGAACGGGGACGCAAAATGAGGGTGAAGATCGTATTTTAGATTATTTACTTAATGCGGGTCTTCTGAAAAATACGATACAAGATGTGCCAGAAGCAAAAGTAGCATTGATGTCATTTAGAAAACAAATTGAGTCAATGCCTCTCCCTTCCTATGTCAGAACTCTCTCTGATGGGAAAGGTTATGATGAACCTGTATATATCCGTGGCTTACATACCAATCTTAGTAAGGAGCCAAACCCTCGACATTTTATTGATGGAATTGATGCCACGTCTTATAATGCAAAGGGTAGCGGTCGTTTAGAGTGGGCACTGAGTGTCGTGGATAAAAAAAATCCTTTAACAAGTCGTGTTATGGCCAATCGCATCTGGTATCACATATTTGGTCGAGGAATTGTATCATCAGTGGACGACTTTGGTCAAATGGGATCATTACCAAGTCATCCAGAACTCCTAGACTTTCTTGCAAAAGATTTCGTGAAAAATAAGTGGTCAATAAAATCACTTATTCGAAAGTTAGTTCTGAGCTCAACTTACAGAATGTCGAGTGGGCCTTCATCAGAAGCTTTGTTAAATGATCCCACTAATATCTATCTACAACACATGCCAATTAGACGAATGGAAGCAGAGGCGGTGCGAGACACCATCCTCTCTATAAGTGGTCGACTCAATAATGAACTTTATGGCAAGAGTATTGCCGTTAACTTACATGAAACACCTAATAGTCGTTCAAAGCCAAGAAAGAGTGGCCCCATGGATGGCGAGGGTAGAAGATCGATTTACCTTGAACTTCGTCGCAACTTCCTGCCAGGATTTCTTACAGCCTTTGATATGCCTAATGCCACGGAACCATTTGGTAAACGCAATGTGACCAATGTACCAGCACAATCACTTACTTTGATGAATGATCCTTTTGTGACAGAACAAGCTCTAGTTTGGGCGAAAGCCTTAATGCTTCGTAAAGATTTAAGTTTCGATCAAAAAGTAAAGCAGATGCATAAGCAAGCTTTCTGTCGTCCTGCTTCAAATAAAGAGTTGGAATGGGCACAGAAAACTTTTGCGGGAATCGCAAAAACTGAGTTTAATCAAAGTTTTGATCAAGCTTTAAATAATGAAAAAGTTTGGCAGCACTTCTGTCATGTAATGTTCAATCGCAAAGAAATGATCTTTAAATTTTAG
- a CDS encoding SDR family NAD(P)-dependent oxidoreductase: MSFTLKNKVALVTGSSKGLGKAINKKFAEAGAKVVVNFYNGEEKAQETYDELKAMGAEVLMIRADATDEKQVNALVAEVEAKHGPIDILVPNATPDQPQKSIEDYSWDDYMSMINFFVKSPFLLTRAVLPNMKERQSGRIISIASEVYEKSVGNFSAYVATKGAQLGWTRSMATELAPWGITVNSVCPGWIPVERHEQDCQKVKDEYLAGIPLNRWGKPQDVANTIQFLASDEASFITGENIMISGGNSHF, from the coding sequence ATGTCATTTACACTTAAAAATAAAGTAGCGCTCGTCACGGGCAGCTCTAAAGGTCTAGGCAAAGCCATCAATAAAAAATTTGCCGAAGCTGGGGCTAAAGTTGTCGTCAATTTTTATAATGGCGAAGAAAAAGCACAGGAGACTTACGATGAACTCAAAGCTATGGGTGCGGAGGTACTGATGATTCGTGCTGATGCGACTGACGAAAAACAAGTTAATGCCTTAGTGGCGGAAGTGGAAGCCAAGCATGGTCCGATAGATATCCTCGTGCCTAATGCCACTCCTGATCAACCCCAAAAATCCATTGAGGATTATTCCTGGGATGATTATATGAGCATGATTAATTTCTTCGTTAAAAGCCCTTTCTTACTCACTCGTGCGGTACTGCCCAATATGAAAGAACGCCAAAGTGGTCGCATCATTAGCATTGCTTCCGAAGTTTATGAAAAAAGCGTCGGTAATTTTTCGGCTTATGTTGCCACAAAAGGAGCTCAATTGGGTTGGACGCGCAGCATGGCCACCGAGCTCGCGCCTTGGGGCATTACAGTTAATTCTGTTTGTCCTGGCTGGATCCCTGTAGAGCGACATGAACAAGACTGTCAAAAAGTCAAAGACGAATACCTCGCAGGCATCCCTCTCAATCGCTGGGGAAAACCCCAAGATGTAGCAAATACAATTCAATTTTTAGCAAGCGATGAAGCTTCGTTTATCACAGGAGAAAACATCATGATCTCCGGTGGAAACTCACACTTTTAA
- a CDS encoding c-type cytochrome domain-containing protein, producing the protein MKKLKIYSTTDLSVAYITNKKFACLRIGKSLQGKLDGGQSPSRMRSIKRSTCDMKTLSKSLQFIFLFYGLSLTTLASSKSINFEKQLWPILERSCLDCHNKERIVDGKRKKPKGGLRIDSPKMIMYGAKGDPIITSGDAGGSSFYHLTILDKDDDDIMPAKGDLLTKSETDLIKDWINQGAHFGSWTGSEPKLSEQQINLINELNKGDIVILPLAQGSVDLYVDLSRLRERGTDQDLQKLSLIMPNIIELNLLGTQIKDLSPLSTAKNLKNLNLSKTAISDESLIHLSQATNLKSLNLFGTKVATLSTLPSSLKKLYLAKTAISAKQIKALQSTQADLLIFSEWDLSEAQAITAKAEKNSATFNGKSAPKKVSPKKAKSKKLMRKSVLASGDILFDDFETGTYKNWTITGTAFGKKPVHINNVPSYQGDLNAQGKYLVNSHASTKSDKAQGTMTSMEFTITKNWIRFLIGGGKHQDKTCVQLLVTNKVIATAHGKNKNSMQLHFFETQ; encoded by the coding sequence ATGAAAAAATTAAAAATATATTCAACAACAGATTTATCTGTTGCTTATATCACCAACAAGAAGTTTGCCTGCTTAAGGATTGGCAAATCCTTGCAGGGGAAGCTCGACGGGGGACAGAGTCCCTCTCGTATGCGAAGCATCAAACGATCTACATGTGATATGAAAACATTAAGTAAATCCTTACAGTTCATCTTTTTATTCTACGGGCTTTCACTTACTACACTCGCCTCATCAAAGAGTATTAATTTTGAAAAACAACTTTGGCCAATTCTCGAACGCTCATGTTTAGACTGCCATAATAAAGAAAGAATTGTCGATGGCAAGCGCAAAAAACCAAAAGGTGGCTTGCGTATTGATTCCCCGAAAATGATTATGTATGGTGCTAAGGGCGACCCCATTATCACTTCTGGGGATGCGGGAGGAAGCTCCTTCTATCACCTCACCATTCTCGATAAAGATGATGATGACATCATGCCTGCAAAAGGAGACCTACTCACGAAAAGCGAAACCGACTTAATCAAAGACTGGATCAATCAAGGTGCACACTTTGGCTCTTGGACGGGTAGTGAACCCAAACTTAGTGAGCAACAAATCAATTTGATTAATGAACTCAACAAAGGTGACATAGTCATTTTACCCCTCGCTCAAGGATCGGTCGATCTTTATGTTGACTTATCTCGCCTAAGAGAGAGAGGCACTGATCAGGATTTGCAGAAACTCAGCTTAATCATGCCCAATATTATTGAACTCAATCTTTTGGGAACTCAGATCAAAGATTTAAGCCCACTTAGTACCGCCAAGAATTTAAAAAATCTCAATCTAAGTAAAACCGCAATTTCAGATGAAAGCCTTATTCACTTAAGCCAAGCCACTAATTTGAAATCTCTCAATCTCTTTGGAACAAAAGTGGCCACGCTAAGTACGCTGCCTTCTTCCCTGAAAAAACTCTATCTTGCGAAAACCGCAATTTCAGCCAAGCAAATTAAAGCTCTGCAGTCAACTCAAGCCGACTTACTTATATTTTCGGAATGGGACCTAAGCGAGGCACAAGCTATTACTGCAAAGGCAGAAAAAAACTCCGCTACCTTTAACGGAAAATCAGCCCCGAAGAAAGTGAGTCCAAAGAAAGCCAAGTCTAAAAAGCTGATGCGGAAATCAGTTTTGGCCTCGGGCGACATTCTTTTTGATGATTTCGAAACCGGAACATATAAAAACTGGACTATTACTGGAACCGCCTTTGGTAAAAAACCTGTACATATAAATAATGTCCCTAGCTACCAAGGTGATCTGAATGCTCAGGGGAAATATTTAGTCAATTCCCATGCATCCACAAAAAGCGATAAGGCACAGGGAACGATGACTTCTATGGAATTTACTATCACGAAAAATTGGATCCGCTTTTTGATTGGCGGAGGCAAGCATCAAGATAAAACCTGTGTACAACTACTCGTAACCAATAAAGTGATCGCTACTGCCCACGGCAAAAACAAGAATTCTATGCAGCTGCATTTTTTTGAAACTCAATAA